In the genome of Brachypodium distachyon strain Bd21 chromosome 3, Brachypodium_distachyon_v3.0, whole genome shotgun sequence, the window GATCGGAGTCACGTGTAAACCCAAGCTGTGTAATTAATGTGCTCATTTCGTTGACATATTTAGCTGCTCTCTGGCTTTGCCTAGATCAGAGGGACATGCATACAATTGATAATTACTAACACACTGCCCATCAAAAAAGATAACTACTGACACTGTGACACACGAGTTGACTTGGGAGAAGAAAACCTTGGATGATCTAGGCAGGCGCGCGCAGATTCGAAACGCGGGCAGACAAATGCCAGTTACCCCAGTTGATCAGCAGCACTGCACACGATCTCGAGTTGACTTGAGAAACAATTATCTGAGATCTGAGCCACGGATGGAAGATCTAGTCGTGGGTACTTACGTGTGTATCAGAGATCGATgaaggccggccggccggccggccggtcaaGTCGCCTCTCCATGTGAGGCGAGCGTCGTCGCTTGAGCTGCCAGCGGGTTTCCGGCTTTCTGCAGGTAGAGGAACTAGAATCCAGTCGACCTGACGGTGCCACCTGTGATAGCTAGATTTGCATACGGCAGTTAATTTTGCCTCGACCAAGGAGCCTCCATGACCTGGAAACTAAATACCCGTGTCAGTATCACAACCTAAACAAATCTTGCTGATTCAGATGTGCACAACTCGTGAGATTCCAATGAAGATCGAAACACAACTCTTGCACACACAGGAGGGAAGGCCATACCTTTTCTTTGCAGGGAGGGAAGACCATAACTGGTCATGGCCTCACGGGACAAATTGCTTGATCCTCTCTTCTGCATAAGATGTGACAAATAATTAAGAAaactgtttttccttttcaggGTCTTCCTGATAGCCGTTGATATTTCAAGCAGTCCAaattgttggaaatatgccctagagacAATAAtattgttattatcatatttccttgttcttgataaatgtttattatccatgctataattgtattgacagaaaactaaatacatgtgtggattaataaacaaatactgtgTCCCTAATAcacctctactagattagctcgttgattaaaagatggttaaggtttcctaaccatagacatgtgttgtcatttattaaCGAAGTCAGATCATTgcgagaatgatgtgatggacagatcCAAACATAAGCATAGTTTTttatcgtgtcacttaagttttaATTGCTATAGTTACAtgatgtcaagtatcatttccttggaccatgagatcatgccactcccttataccggaagaatacttcatggacatcaaccgtcatctcgtaactggatgatcataaaggtgttcttcaggtatctcggaaTGTGCTTGTTGGATTGTATGGATCAAAACTGgaatttgtcactccatgtgacaGAGAGATATCTCTAGGCTCTTTcagtaatataacatcctaatgagattgcaagcatgtgactaatgtgtttagtcataggatattatattgcggtacgagtaaagagaacttgtcGGTAACGggattgaactaggtatgatgataccgacgatcaaatctcaggcaagtaatatatcgcgggACAAAGAGAATTAaataccggattaattgaatccttgacatcgtggttcaaccgatgagatcttcgtggaatatgtgggaaccattatggacattcaggtcccgctattggttattgatcggagaggtgtctcggtcatgtccacatgttctcgaacccgtagggtctaACACTTAATGTCGCTAGAGTTCGATGAGATAACAGAT includes:
- the LOC104583992 gene encoding uncharacterized protein LOC104583992 isoform X4, which translates into the protein MVSGDNNAHDAWLLLTQKRGSSNLSREAMTSYGLPSLQRKGHGGSLVEAKLTAVCKSSYHRWHRQVDWILVPLPAESRKPAGSSSDDARLTWRGDLTGRPAGRPSSISDTHCC
- the LOC104583992 gene encoding uncharacterized protein LOC104583992 isoform X2, whose product is MVSGDNNAHDAWLLLTQKRGSSNLSREAMTSYGLPSLQRKGHGGSLVEAKLTAVCKSSYHRWHRQVDWILVPLPAESRKPAGSSSDDARLTWRGDLTGRPAGRPSSISDTHLQKPVYNTYP
- the LOC104583992 gene encoding uncharacterized protein LOC104583992 isoform X3 — its product is MVSGDNNAHDAWLLLTQKRGSSNLSREAMTSYGLPSLQRKGHGGSLVEAKLTAVCKSSYHRWHRQVDWILVPLPAESRKPAGSSSDDARLTWRGDLTGRPAGRPSSISDTHELATTTFSR